The nucleotide sequence TCCCAACCATCCGCTGCTTCTATGGGAGGGCGGGTTTCAAATGGAGGCGGAGCGAAGCTCGCCGACCACTGGTGATCAGACCGGGCTGCCTTCGGAGAGCAGGTACTTGAGGGTGTAGCGAAAGCTCCCGTCGTCGGCTTCGTTGTAGCCCTCGACGATCGGCAGGGTCTCTTCGCGGAGCTTCTCGTAGGAGTCCTCCCCGATCGCGTCCTTCATGGTCAGCCAGATCGGATGGAGGTCGAACCAGCGGTCGTTCAGTCCGAGAGCCGAGTCCTCCTCGATGACCAGATTCCGCTGCTCGACCTGGACCATCAGCCCGTGCTCGGAGAACAGTTCCCGGATCGCCACCTCGTCACCCCAGGCGAAGGGGGCGTCGGCACCTTCGGGAGTCGCCTGCCCGAAGCTCTCGGCCACCGCCGCCTTTGACATGTCCTGCATCGTCTTGAAGAGACCGTCCTCGACCCAGGAGGTGAAGGCGAGCCGGCCCTGCGGCCGGAGCACCCGGGCGATCTCCTCGGCGGAACGCGGCGCGTTGCAGCGAGCTGTTGGCGATGCTGCAGTCCTGCCGGCGCATTGCCCACGAGCCGCCGGCGACCTTTCGCGACGCCATTCAGCTCATCAGCCTGCTGGACAAGGCCGTGGAGTACGCCGACCGGGTGGCCTTGGTGGTGCCGGGCCGTCTCGACCGCACGCTCTGGCCCTACTATGAGCGCGATGTTGCCGCCGGCATACTTACGGCTGACGACGCGCTGGCGCTGATCGAGTGCCTGTACATCCTGATCAACGACACCCGCGCGGACGGTCTGGCGATGTCCGTGATGGTCGCCGGCCGTGACGATGACGGCCTGCCAGTGGCCAATGCGCTGAGCTATTTGTGCGTGGAGGCGTTGCGGCGCACGCGTCTGATCTATCCCACGGTGGGCCTCTGCTGGCACGACGATTGCGCCGAGGAGCTCGTTGATCTCGCCGTCGAGCTCACTAGCCGCGGAATTCCCAATCTGGGCTTTTTCGGCGACGAGACGATCTGCAGCGGTCTCCGCGAGCTCGGCGTGCCCGACTCGGATACGACCAATTACATCAACTCGACTTGCGTGGAAATCACGCCGGTTGCTGCCAGTAACGTGTGGGTGGCTTCGCCCTATTTCAACTGCTGCGGTCTTCTCCTTGAAGAGATCGCCGCGCAGGCAGCAAGCGCCGCTCCCGCTGCCGATTTTGCGTCCTTCCTGGACGCCTACCAGCGGCGCCTGGCGGCGCGGATTGAGGCGGCTGTCGCCCAGCAAAACGACTGGCGCGAAAAACGCCGACTGTACGGCCGCAAGCCGCTGCAAAGCGTCTTCACCCGCGACTGCCTCGCGCGTGGGCGAGATATCGACGACGGCGGTGCCCGCTACAACTGGTGCGAGTGTTCCTTCGTCGGCCTGGCCAATCTCGCGGATTCGCTGCAGGCCTTGCGCGAACTGCTTTTTACCAGCCGCGAGCTGGATTTCCCGGCCCTGCAGGCAGTGCTGCAGAGCAACTTCGTGGGCCAGGAGGCGTTGCGCCAGCGCTGTCTGAGCTTGCCCAAATACGGCAATGCTGAAGCGGCGCCTGATACGCTCTTTGCCGACATGGTGCAGTTTGTGGGTAGCGAATGCCGCCAGCACCGCCTGGCGCCCGATGACAGCCCATTCGTGCCTGGTGCGTTCTGCTGGATCATGCACGAACGCCTGGGCCGTGAAACGGCCGCGACGCCCGATGGCCGCCGGCAGGGAACGCCGTTCGCCGATGGCTGCGGGCCCGCTCAAGGCCGCGAAAAACATGGCCCGACTGCGGCCATTCTCTCGACGACCGCCTGGGATCACAGCACGCTCATTGGCGGCGCCGCCTTCAATATGAAATTTCCCGCCGCGCTGTTTGAAAATGCGGACAGTCGGGGCAAGTTGCGCGAGCTGATC is from Chloroflexi bacterium ADurb.Bin180 and encodes:
- the csdB gene encoding 4-hydroxyphenylacetate decarboxylase large subunit; its protein translation is MLQSCRRIAHEPPATFRDAIQLISLLDKAVEYADRVALVVPGRLDRTLWPYYERDVAAGILTADDALALIECLYILINDTRADGLAMSVMVAGRDDDGLPVANALSYLCVEALRRTRLIYPTVGLCWHDDCAEELVDLAVELTSRGIPNLGFFGDETICSGLRELGVPDSDTTNYINSTCVEITPVAASNVWVASPYFNCCGLLLEEIAAQAASAAPAADFASFLDAYQRRLAARIEAAVAQQNDWREKRRLYGRKPLQSVFTRDCLARGRDIDDGGARYNWCECSFVGLANLADSLQALRELLFTSRELDFPALQAVLQSNFVGQEALRQRCLSLPKYGNAEAAPDTLFADMVQFVGSECRQHRLAPDDSPFVPGAFCWIMHERLGRETAATPDGRRQGTPFADGCGPAQGREKHGPTAAILSTTAWDHSTLIGGAAFNMKFPAALFENADSRGKLRELIKGFLICGGFETQVNVVNTATLKQAQSHPDAYRDLVVRIGGYTDYFTRLSPDMQDEVSRRTEYA